Proteins found in one Zea mays cultivar B73 chromosome 1, Zm-B73-REFERENCE-NAM-5.0, whole genome shotgun sequence genomic segment:
- the LOC103644203 gene encoding uncharacterized protein, whose translation MALDWSTVLVLCWRDTIDRYVCLSMIVLSFDWRFGDFFCLTWTGRKATFASDSILYSIYYTSSKKHTPSDRQSSLDLFSSVSGYFLVSLDTFPPSPDASRVSGYFRLIRRLPLFLYPSASSNFFLLAPSASSFSRRRSKAHRRPLSHGTIAVGSSDFGSSVSLLPCALCPSVAWWGRRKVVGKEKRYRWKMALPQRRSGEQLAMEWDAQRRRKLPLIKVKRKLPLQSPPKRFKQGSSIFKDSTDQKDQE comes from the exons ATGGCTCTGGATTGGAGCACCGTGCTCGTGCTCTGCTGGCGTGACACGATCGATCGATATGTGTGTCTGTCGATGATCGTGCTGAGCTTCGATTGGCGTTTTGGAG ATTTTTTTTGTCTTACATGGACCGGCCGGAAGGCAACCTTTGCATCCGACTCTATTCTATATTCTATATATTACACGTCGTCAAAAAAACACACGCCGTCCGATCGTCAATCATCGCTTGATCTATTTTCCTCGGTCTCAGGGTACTTCCTCGTGTCTCTGGATACCTTCCCTCCGTCTCCGGATGCTTCCCGTGTCTCTGGATACTTCCGTTTGATACGACGTCTCCCCTTGTTTCTTTACCCTTCTGCCTCATCTAATTTCTTCCTACTCGCTCCCTCCGCGTCGTCCTTCTCCCGGCGCCGGAGCAAAGCCCACCGACGTCCGCTAAGTCATGGCACCATCGCCGTCGGGAGCAGCGACTTTGGTTCGTCAGTGTCCCTGCTCCCCTGCGCGCTTTGTCCCAGTGTTGCGTGGTGGGGAAGGAGAAAAGTGGTGGGGAAGGAGAAAAGGTACCGGTGGAAGATGGCGCTGCCGCAACGACGAAGTGGGGAGCAGTTAGCCATGGAGTGGGATGCGCAGAGGCGGAG GAAACTCCCACTGATAAAGGTAAAGAGAAAGCTTCCtcttcaatctcctccaaagag GTTCAAACAAGGATCATCCATATTCAAAGATTCCACAGACCAAAAAGACCAAGAATGA
- the LOC100273401 gene encoding Germin-like protein 3-7 precursor, whose protein sequence is MSKPASSSFLLLLLSATLLATVCRADPDPVQDFCVAVAPGGHNNASSSSSTYPGFPCKPASTVVSDDFFFAAHAGGASTDNPMGAGVTPGNVEAFPGLNTLGLSINRVDLAPGGVNPLHTHPRSAELVHVEAGEMLVGFVSTEGRFYSKVVRAGESFVIPRGMVHFQYNVGKGAARAMTVFNSQLPGVVLAAQTLFGADPEIPDDVLAKSFQVDADTIKLLKSKFQKG, encoded by the coding sequence ATGTCGAAGCCAGCGTCGTCTTCgttcctcctcctgctgctgtcgGCGACGCTGCTCGCCACCGTCTGCCGCGCCGACCCGGACCCGGTGCAGGACTTCTGCGTGGCCGTGGCGCCGGGCGGCCACAACAACGCGTCCTCCTCCTCCAGCACCTACCCGGGCTTCCCGTGCAAGCCGGCGTCGACGGTGGTCTCGGACGACTTCTTCTTCGCGGCGCACGCGGGCGGCGCGAGCACGGACAACCCGATGGGCGCGGGCGTGACGCCGGGCAACGTGGAGGCGTTCCCGGGGCTCAACACGCTGGGCCTGTCCATCAACCGCGTCGACCTCGCCCCCGGCGGCGTCAACCCGCTGCACACCCACCCGCGGTCCGCCGAGCTGGTGCACGTGGAGGCCGGCGAGATGCTGGTCGGCTTCGTCAGCACGGAGGGCAGGTTCTACTCCAAGGTGGTGCGCGCCGGGGAGAGCTTCGTCATCCCGCGCGGGATGGTCCACTTCCAGTACAACGTCGGCAAAGGCGCCGCGCGCGCCATGACCGTCTTCAACAGCCAGCTGCCCGGCGTCGTGCTCGCCGCGCAGACCCTGTTCGGGGCCGACCCGGAGATCCCTGACGACGTCCTGGCCAAGAGCTTCCAGGTGGACGCCGACACCATCAAGCTCCTCAAGTCCAAGTTCCAGAAAGGATAG